The uncultured Dysgonomonas sp. genome contains the following window.
TGTGTCCCTTCAAAACCATTGTGTAATCTTTTTTCATTTGCTCGGTAAGCGAGCCTACAGCTACAGTACGGGTGATGTCGGTAGTGCCGTCAAAGTATTGTGCGCCGGAATCTACCAGGAGGAAGCCTTCGGGCTTGATTTCAACCGAACTTTCAGGTGATACATGGTAATGTACGATAGCTCCATTAGGGCCGTAACCTGAGATGGTGTCAAAACTTTCCCCTACAAAATTATCTTGCCGGCTTCTGTATTCTACCAGCTTTTCAGGAATCATAATTTCTGTAACTCCACCTTTCGGTACAGCTTTTTCGAGCCACATGAAGAAATGCACTAAGGCGACCCCATCGCGTTCCATCGCGTTGTTGAATCCTTGTATTTCGGCTTCATTTTTTATGCTTTTCATCAAATCGGCAGGGGATGGGATATCTACGATCCTGTTCTCTGTCGGGATTGTATTGTATAGGCTGAAAGTTATTTTGCTACTGTCGAGGCAAACAGATGTTTTTATATTTGATACGTAATCATATACTTTAGAATATTCAGCAACTGTTACTCCTTCTGCTTTCAGATAATCTGTCGTTTCCTCAGAAAGTTTTTTCGGATCAATAAATAATACTGTTTCATTGCGTGAAATATAAGCATAACTTACGGTCACCGGATTGCATTTTACATCATTTCCTCTGATGTTGAATATCCATGCAATGGTATCTAATGATGCTACAAGTAAAGATTCGGCTCCGTTTTTTTCGACAGAGTCGCATATGCGTGCTATTTTCTTGCGAGCCGGTTCGCCTGTATACTTTTCAGGAAGTACAAAGAACGGATTCTTTGGGATTTCAGGCCTGTCGTGCCAAATGGTATCGAAAGGGTCATAATCGCTGATCAGATGCAGCCCTTTTATATTCAGCTTATGAGTCAGGCTGAATGCTTCTTTAGCGGCATACACATTGCCGTCTATACCCACATAGTCGCCTTTTCCGAGTTCGGAAGCCAGCCATTCATCAATGGCGGGAGTCTGAGGCAAACCATCTTTGAAGAGGTCTATCCCCGTACCATCCAGTTCACTCGCCGCCTGAAGGAAGTAGCGCGAATCAGTCCATAATCCGGCTTTTTCGCGGGTTACAACCACTGTTCCGGCCGACCCGGTAAAGCCGCTTATCCATTCCCTCGAAGCCCAGTGTAACGCAGGGTATTCGCTCAGGTGAGAGTCTGTACTGGGAATAATAAAGGCATGCAACCCTTTCTCTTCCATGAACCTGCGTAGAGCATTCAGTCTTTTATGAATTGTATTACTCATATATTGTATATTTATATAAAATGTATTATTCTTTATACATCGAACAGCTACCATCAAATTTAGCACCCGGTTCGATTTCTATTGTTGCCATTCTTATATTCCCTTTCAGGAATGAGGAAGCCCTGAGTATAACATTTTCGACACATGAGATATCTCCATTCACGGTTCCCCATATTTCTATGTTGGAACAGTTTATGTCGCCCGTAATTTTACTGTTGTTTCCTACTATAATTTTTCCTTTACAATTTACATTTCCTTCTATTGTGCCATCTATCCGAAAATCTTCTTCAGCACTGATATCGCCTGTTATTTGTGTACCTGAGGCGAGGATGTTGTGAGTGTTGGCTGTTGTTATAACCTCTTTGATTTTTGCCATGCTACTAATTTGTTCGGTTTTATTAGAAAACAAACTTAGTTAAAAATCATCAGAACTATAGGAATCTTCATCAAAAATAGCAATGGTTTTAATAGTTTATAACATGTTTTCTGCATGACCGGTAAATCATTGGAAATGCATCTTTTTACCTATCTTTGCTTGTCGAATAATCAAAATACAACATAATTGTGAAAAGTTTTATATTATTAGAGAACCTGACCTTTTATGCCAATCATGGCGTTTTTGGTCAAGAGACTGTGGTCGGTAATGTTTATATCATTAATCTGAAGATCGGGGTAGACCTCACGAAAGCATCTGTGTCAGACGATTTGAATGATACTATAAGCTATGCGGATGTTTATGAGGATATTAAAATAGAGATGATGGTGCCGTCAAAATTATTGGAGCATGCAGCGAAACGTATCATCGATCGTCTAAAGAGTAAATACACTCAAATAGAAAGTGTTGAGCTTAAACTGTCGAAACGTAATCCGCCTATTGGTGCGCAGTTGGATTGTGCAAGTGTAATTCTGATTGATTAGAAGCTATGAGGGTTAAAAAAATTACGGAACTTAACAGGATTTCGATAGATGAATTTAAGGCTGCAGAAAAAACTCCGTTGGTTGTTATTTTAGATAACGTAAGGAGTTTGAATAATATAGGATCGGTTTTTCGTACTTCAGATGCATTTTTGATAGAATCTGTTTGTCTATGCGGGATAACAGCTTGTCCACCAAATGCAGAAATACACAAAACGGCTTTAGGGGCTGAGGATTCTGTAGATTGGGCGTATTATAAAGATACGAGAGAAGCTGTCAGGGAATTGAAAAACAGAGGTTTTACTATTTGTGCTATAGAGCAGGCTGAGCGCAGTATTAAGCTCGATGAACTGGTGTTGGATAAGGCTAAAGGATATGCTGTCGTTTTAGGAAACGAAGTGAAAGGTGTCCGGCAGGAGGTTGTGGATTTATGTGATTGTTGTATCGAAATTCCTCAGTATGGAACAAAACATTCATTGAATGTTTCCGTTGCAGCAGGTATTGTTATGTGGGAATTTTTTAAACAGTTGGGGTAACTTTGCGATATTTTTGTTAGTTTTGCAGTTGGACTTTAATAATATAGATGTATAACGTAAGGCTATGATCACAGAATCAGATAAACTTTATCTTGAGGAAAAAGGTATTTCCCCGGAAGAATTTCAAAAACAAATCGACAGTTTCAAAAAAGGATTTCCATTTTTGGAAATATCAGCTCCTGCTTCGGTCGAAAAAGGAATAATGGTAGTTTCAGATAATGAGGAACAAAAATATTTGGATGCATGGAGTAAATATGCATCTTCGGGTCGTAAGATAATGAAGTTTGTTCCAGCCTCAGGTGCTGCCAGCAGAATGTTTAAGGATTTGTTTGAATTCCTGGATGCGCCCTACAATGTACCCACTTCTGCATTTGAAAAAGCTTTCTTTGAAGGACTCGAAAAGTTCGCTTTTTATGAAGAATTAGATGCAGTTTGTATCAAAAATGAAGGTA
Protein-coding sequences here:
- a CDS encoding polymer-forming cytoskeletal protein — translated: MAKIKEVITTANTHNILASGTQITGDISAEEDFRIDGTIEGNVNCKGKIIVGNNSKITGDINCSNIEIWGTVNGDISCVENVILRASSFLKGNIRMATIEIEPGAKFDGSCSMYKE
- a CDS encoding aminopeptidase P family protein; the protein is MSNTIHKRLNALRRFMEEKGLHAFIIPSTDSHLSEYPALHWASREWISGFTGSAGTVVVTREKAGLWTDSRYFLQAASELDGTGIDLFKDGLPQTPAIDEWLASELGKGDYVGIDGNVYAAKEAFSLTHKLNIKGLHLISDYDPFDTIWHDRPEIPKNPFFVLPEKYTGEPARKKIARICDSVEKNGAESLLVASLDTIAWIFNIRGNDVKCNPVTVSYAYISRNETVLFIDPKKLSEETTDYLKAEGVTVAEYSKVYDYVSNIKTSVCLDSSKITFSLYNTIPTENRIVDIPSPADLMKSIKNEAEIQGFNNAMERDGVALVHFFMWLEKAVPKGGVTEIMIPEKLVEYRSRQDNFVGESFDTISGYGPNGAIVHYHVSPESSVEIKPEGFLLVDSGAQYFDGTTDITRTVAVGSLTEQMKKDYTMVLKGHISLATAIYPQGTRGSQLDILARKSMWDNGINYLHGTGHGIGHFLNVHEGPQSIRMNENPTTLQIGMVTSNEPGLYRAGKYGIRTENLILTQHETTTEFGDFYSFKTLTLCPIDTTPVVKEMLAKEEIIWLNEYHKFVYDRLSPLLTEEEKGWLKEKTNEI
- a CDS encoding RNA methyltransferase, translating into MRVKKITELNRISIDEFKAAEKTPLVVILDNVRSLNNIGSVFRTSDAFLIESVCLCGITACPPNAEIHKTALGAEDSVDWAYYKDTREAVRELKNRGFTICAIEQAERSIKLDELVLDKAKGYAVVLGNEVKGVRQEVVDLCDCCIEIPQYGTKHSLNVSVAAGIVMWEFFKQLG
- the folB gene encoding dihydroneopterin aldolase yields the protein MKSFILLENLTFYANHGVFGQETVVGNVYIINLKIGVDLTKASVSDDLNDTISYADVYEDIKIEMMVPSKLLEHAAKRIIDRLKSKYTQIESVELKLSKRNPPIGAQLDCASVILID